In the genome of uncultured Treponema sp., one region contains:
- a CDS encoding YaaR family protein, whose translation MEVEGTSSSLYFSAAASIANAQAQKAQKDEKSQKTDKARRKLFSSAMEKAREEFALQKDGFPKEIAGLDTEDAAIYLKDQADMAADRLKEKQTQEEFADYRKKVSQFLRYLAKNNFEVKKRERRGFTRKGKPLDPQFKIVVINQKLDEMANWLLSSHKEAFAMLARVNEISGLLVDLMAS comes from the coding sequence ATGGAAGTTGAAGGCACATCCTCAAGCCTGTATTTTTCCGCGGCGGCTTCCATAGCGAACGCTCAGGCTCAAAAAGCCCAAAAAGACGAAAAATCCCAAAAGACAGACAAAGCAAGGCGGAAGCTTTTTTCCAGCGCAATGGAAAAGGCCCGGGAAGAATTCGCCCTGCAAAAAGACGGATTTCCCAAAGAAATTGCGGGGTTGGACACGGAAGATGCGGCAATCTACTTAAAAGATCAGGCTGACATGGCGGCAGACCGTCTAAAGGAAAAACAGACCCAGGAAGAATTCGCTGACTACAGAAAAAAAGTTTCGCAGTTTTTAAGATACCTTGCAAAAAACAACTTTGAAGTAAAAAAAAGAGAACGGCGCGGATTCACAAGAAAAGGAAAACCGCTTGATCCGCAGTTCAAGATTGTCGTCATAAATCAGAAACTGGACGAAATGGCAAACTGGCTTTTAAGTTCGCACAAGGAAGCGTTCGCAATGCTTGCCCGAGTAAATGAAATCAGCGGCCTGCTTGTAGACCTTATGGCGTCATAA
- a CDS encoding Rpn family recombination-promoting nuclease/putative transposase: MKEMHELTPAEKWEQATLADNFIFCKVMTANPDLCKELLELLLNIKIERIEIPVAERSFKVDYDSKGIRFDVYVKDGTGRCFDIEIQTTNRTNLAKRARYYQGLMDVDSLVSGADYSELNESYVIFLCMEDAFGNGLPVYDFHQVCKQNSDILFNDGTHKVFFNASKYDKMPTESLREFFKFLNGLNAASDFTDQLEQKVRYAKANAQWRHKFMTWEQEMRIQVKEKSEQLAKEMAKDLAKEMFEDRVNAMRADIEKEAKEMANEIAEDRVNVIRKDMEKEAKEMAKSMATEMAEKMVEEKTAAIAEEQAAEKVEETAKNMLAEKIAPEVVARCTGLSLEQVKKLASEA, from the coding sequence ATGAAAGAAATGCATGAACTGACTCCCGCGGAAAAATGGGAGCAAGCGACACTGGCAGACAACTTTATCTTTTGCAAAGTTATGACGGCAAACCCTGACTTGTGCAAGGAGCTTCTGGAACTTTTGCTCAACATAAAAATTGAGCGGATTGAAATTCCTGTGGCTGAAAGAAGCTTTAAAGTTGACTACGATTCAAAGGGAATCCGGTTTGATGTCTATGTAAAGGACGGAACCGGCCGCTGCTTTGATATTGAAATTCAGACTACAAACAGAACAAATCTTGCCAAGCGCGCAAGGTACTACCAAGGGCTTATGGACGTTGACAGCCTTGTTTCCGGCGCGGATTACAGCGAGCTTAATGAAAGCTACGTGATTTTTCTGTGCATGGAAGACGCTTTTGGAAACGGACTGCCTGTGTATGATTTTCATCAGGTTTGCAAGCAGAATTCTGACATTTTATTTAACGACGGAACTCACAAAGTCTTCTTCAATGCTTCAAAATATGATAAAATGCCCACGGAAAGCCTAAGGGAATTCTTTAAATTCCTTAACGGACTGAACGCGGCCTCGGACTTTACAGACCAGCTTGAGCAGAAAGTGAGGTACGCCAAGGCAAATGCGCAATGGAGGCATAAGTTTATGACGTGGGAACAGGAAATGCGAATCCAAGTAAAAGAAAAATCCGAACAGCTTGCAAAAGAAATGGCTAAAGATTTAGCAAAAGAAATGTTTGAAGACAGAGTTAATGCTATGAGGGCAGATATAGAAAAAGAAGCTAAAGAAATGGCAAATGAAATTGCGGAAGATAGAGTTAATGTCATAAGAAAAGATATGGAAAAAGAAGCCAAGGAAATGGCAAAGTCTATGGCAACAGAAATGGCCGAAAAAATGGTGGAAGAAAAAACTGCTGCCATAGCAGAAGAACAGGCAGCTGAAAAAGTTGAGGAGACTGCAAAAAATATGCTTGCGGAAAAGATTGCGCCGGAAGTGGTTGCAAGGTGCACTGGCCTTTCGCTGGAACAGGTGAAAAAGCTTGCCAGCGAAGCGTAG
- the dusB gene encoding tRNA dihydrouridine synthase DusB — MSLYHPVDIGTLHLDGNLFLAPIAGYSDMAFRSLCVEYGASLCTTEMVSAEALVRGNKKTELLMRRAPNEKVYCVQIFGGNAQTMAEAAKIVLEKTDCNCIDINGGCPVPKITKTGAGSVLTKEPERLYSIVKSVKESSIEYTSLHPERGNVPVTIKIRSGWDSSNITWKECADAALEAGADAITIHARTKAQGYSGKADWEIQKQLVDFVAKRIPVFGSGDAFSPGTAKLMLEQTGVDAVMFARGAMGDPFLFRRTKQFLTEGKYETETPKERLEAGLRELKMNVAEHGERAACMLMRKKFCAYSSGIKGGARLREQIVNSVSIKDYEELFQQFL; from the coding sequence ATGAGCCTTTATCATCCAGTAGACATTGGAACTCTTCATTTAGACGGAAATCTCTTTTTGGCTCCGATTGCAGGCTATAGCGACATGGCGTTCCGTTCGCTTTGTGTTGAATACGGAGCATCGCTTTGCACCACGGAAATGGTTTCTGCGGAAGCTCTTGTGCGCGGAAATAAAAAAACAGAGCTTCTTATGCGCCGTGCCCCGAATGAAAAAGTTTACTGTGTTCAGATTTTCGGCGGAAATGCGCAGACAATGGCGGAAGCTGCAAAAATTGTCCTTGAAAAAACAGACTGCAACTGCATAGACATAAACGGCGGCTGTCCTGTTCCCAAGATAACAAAAACCGGAGCAGGCAGCGTGCTTACAAAAGAGCCGGAACGACTTTATTCAATAGTAAAATCCGTAAAAGAATCTTCTATAGAATACACTTCATTGCATCCAGAACGCGGCAATGTTCCTGTAACAATAAAAATCCGAAGCGGCTGGGATTCTTCCAATATAACATGGAAAGAATGCGCAGACGCAGCTTTAGAAGCCGGAGCAGACGCAATAACGATTCACGCGCGGACAAAAGCCCAAGGTTATTCTGGAAAAGCCGACTGGGAAATTCAAAAGCAGCTGGTTGATTTCGTTGCAAAAAGAATTCCTGTTTTTGGAAGCGGAGACGCATTCAGCCCGGGAACCGCAAAACTCATGCTTGAGCAAACTGGCGTAGATGCCGTAATGTTTGCAAGAGGCGCAATGGGAGATCCGTTTTTATTCCGAAGGACAAAACAATTTCTTACAGAAGGAAAATACGAAACAGAAACTCCAAAAGAACGCCTTGAAGCAGGACTTCGCGAGCTGAAAATGAATGTCGCAGAACACGGAGAACGAGCCGCCTGTATGCTGATGAGAAAAAAATTCTGCGCGTACAGTTCAGGAATAAAAGGCGGCGCAAGGCTGCGGGAACAAATCGTGAATTCTGTTTCTATAAAAGATTACGAAGAACTTTTCCAGCAATTTTTGTGA
- a CDS encoding DUF5312 family protein: MGLFQIIAEFFKTIFSPTSPESLQRQAVRKIESELKNLAPGLYKNGLVMPDFAEALRVLFVNTTPIFDILSETYCSTDLDTSRHFEEQLIFTGFDNEAREILENLLSYENRKKSAMEAQSLIRHFESEHRQLEKVKKELNSPAFIKIEETLDKIKQLNDICKFSYITALKLFDPSYSTKDSYTPEFQPVPIELLENSLLDLYFVIAEMDVTNSLYNAVLALFRLKKGGKISDRELQSLKENFKKIQYIVKHIFTKEILSCMIRISKKNYELVPERAVYNGNSRQKYAEYLETRFRTDEARLKGEIQDAAINNEINQIFGGAPLAAVQGYSKDLDFQLRQSTPFSFAWITPLQLLKNFISVFYEEHVKPLLNDIVIEGFFNNPAYKSEFSSSVFTCNDSLERISAFESKFTRGNEFDETNITSLIRDSHKDATFESTLKSLIDRINRQAKELIQTETTNIFQLYKKINDILIESKKPSSEVITNLKVLMISSRNRDNSDCMENQNGQWKVFLEIMKNYVIIGNIEKK; the protein is encoded by the coding sequence ATGGGGCTTTTTCAAATAATTGCAGAGTTTTTCAAAACAATATTTTCTCCTACATCGCCAGAAAGCCTCCAGAGACAGGCAGTTAGAAAAATCGAATCCGAACTGAAAAATCTTGCGCCGGGACTTTACAAAAATGGTCTTGTAATGCCTGACTTTGCGGAAGCCTTGCGCGTGCTTTTTGTAAATACAACTCCAATTTTTGATATTCTTTCGGAAACTTACTGCTCCACAGATTTAGATACAAGCCGCCATTTTGAAGAGCAGCTTATTTTTACCGGATTTGACAACGAAGCCCGGGAAATTCTTGAAAACCTTCTTTCGTACGAAAATAGAAAAAAAAGCGCGATGGAAGCTCAGTCGCTTATCCGGCATTTTGAAAGCGAGCACAGGCAGCTTGAAAAAGTTAAAAAGGAACTGAATTCGCCTGCATTTATAAAAATTGAAGAAACTTTGGACAAAATAAAACAGCTGAATGACATTTGCAAATTCAGCTACATAACTGCCCTTAAACTTTTTGATCCTAGCTACAGCACAAAAGATTCCTACACGCCGGAATTCCAGCCAGTGCCAATTGAATTGCTGGAAAATTCCTTGCTGGACTTGTATTTTGTGATTGCGGAAATGGACGTTACGAATTCGCTTTACAACGCGGTTCTTGCTCTTTTCAGGCTGAAGAAAGGCGGAAAAATTTCAGACAGGGAACTTCAAAGCTTAAAAGAAAATTTCAAAAAAATTCAGTACATTGTAAAGCATATTTTTACCAAGGAAATTCTTTCCTGCATGATTAGAATTTCAAAGAAAAACTACGAGCTTGTTCCAGAACGCGCGGTTTACAACGGAAATTCGCGGCAAAAATACGCTGAATATCTTGAAACAAGATTCCGCACAGACGAAGCCCGATTAAAAGGCGAAATTCAAGACGCGGCAATAAACAATGAAATAAATCAAATTTTCGGAGGCGCGCCGCTTGCAGCAGTTCAAGGCTACAGCAAGGACTTGGATTTTCAGCTTAGACAAAGCACGCCGTTTTCTTTTGCTTGGATTACGCCGCTTCAGCTTTTAAAGAATTTTATTTCGGTTTTCTATGAAGAGCACGTAAAGCCGCTTTTAAATGACATTGTAATAGAAGGTTTTTTCAATAATCCTGCGTATAAATCTGAATTTTCGTCTTCCGTGTTTACTTGCAATGATTCCCTTGAACGAATAAGCGCGTTTGAGTCCAAATTTACGCGCGGAAATGAATTCGACGAAACAAACATCACTTCGCTCATAAGAGACAGCCATAAAGACGCGACATTTGAATCAACGCTGAAAAGCCTCATCGACAGAATCAACAGGCAGGCAAAAGAACTGATTCAGACTGAAACGACGAATATTTTTCAGCTTTACAAAAAAATAAACGATATTCTTATCGAATCCAAAAAACCAAGTTCCGAGGTTATAACGAATTTAAAAGTTCTTATGATTTCTTCAAGAAACAGAGACAATTCCGACTGCATGGAAAACCAAAACGGCCAGTGGAAAGTTTTTCTTGAAATAATGAAGAATTATGTTATAATCGGAAATATAGAGAAGAAATAA
- a CDS encoding TatD family hydrolase has translation MQFFDTHAHIGLIYNDPVRQISVIQQAKQAGVTRIISINNSILDFKKEYAFLKSQKGVYHAVGVGPSEVNNPGADWIKIIEESVSLPNVVAIGETGLDYFKQYGDKRRQIELFITQLELAQKHNLPVIIHNRDAGKDIFEILQDRLPEKGAIFHCYSEDAPYAKKCLDAGMNVYFSFAGNLTYRNARNLHETVLNIPLDRILLETESPFMIPAEFRERKRTMPAYLPSTARFLAEMLETDLEKLSAQLWTNSCKVFNLPEE, from the coding sequence ATGCAGTTTTTTGATACTCACGCCCATATAGGGTTGATTTACAACGACCCTGTAAGACAGATTAGCGTTATTCAGCAGGCAAAACAAGCCGGCGTTACAAGAATTATAAGCATAAACAACAGCATTCTCGACTTCAAAAAAGAATATGCGTTCCTAAAGTCGCAGAAAGGCGTTTACCATGCCGTTGGAGTCGGTCCGTCGGAAGTAAACAATCCGGGTGCAGATTGGATTAAGATAATAGAAGAAAGTGTTTCGCTTCCGAATGTTGTTGCAATCGGAGAAACTGGACTTGACTATTTTAAGCAGTACGGAGACAAACGCCGCCAGATTGAGCTTTTTATAACTCAGCTTGAACTTGCCCAAAAACACAATCTTCCTGTAATAATCCACAATCGCGACGCAGGAAAAGACATTTTTGAAATTCTTCAGGACAGATTGCCGGAAAAAGGCGCGATTTTCCACTGCTACAGCGAAGATGCTCCTTATGCAAAAAAATGCCTTGACGCAGGAATGAATGTCTATTTTTCTTTCGCAGGAAACTTGACTTACAGAAACGCCCGCAACCTGCATGAAACAGTTCTTAACATTCCGCTAGACAGAATTCTTTTGGAAACAGAAAGTCCTTTTATGATTCCGGCTGAATTCCGCGAGCGAAAAAGAACAATGCCTGCATATTTGCCTTCAACTGCAAGATTTTTGGCGGAAATGCTTGAAACGGACTTGGAAAAACTTTCTGCCCAGCTTTGGACAAACAGCTGCAAAGTCTTTAACTTGCCGGAAGAATGA
- the ricT gene encoding regulatory iron-sulfur-containing complex subunit RicT has protein sequence MSDIFENDIYEENEDLASLEDSQESESTDSRNFVFPKELYKLKLVYSFEGIYATFPGGKLNGGDKVIVPTRYGLDLAENLGISKVPVGIKPGDVVQIARKANNDDLEKASSLAETEKSAFKVFREKVEHHHLDMKLISVHFLVGEQKALFFFSSDNRVDFRELVKDLVSIFKMRIELRQIGVRDECRITGGLGVCGRPYCCNSISDKLRPVSIKMAKEQNLSLNSMKISGQCGRLLCCLSYEYDWYSEARKKLPNEGIRLFYDDTNFRVIEVNPITSMVKMLGEDGRIIEVNAKRFVREGNRWKIGN, from the coding sequence ATGTCTGATATTTTTGAAAACGATATATATGAAGAAAATGAAGATCTTGCCTCTCTTGAAGATTCGCAGGAATCAGAAAGCACCGACTCAAGGAATTTTGTTTTTCCCAAGGAACTTTACAAGCTTAAGCTGGTCTATTCATTTGAAGGAATTTACGCAACGTTTCCTGGTGGAAAACTGAATGGCGGCGACAAAGTTATTGTTCCCACGCGCTACGGACTTGACCTTGCAGAAAACCTTGGAATTTCTAAAGTTCCTGTTGGAATAAAGCCCGGCGACGTTGTGCAGATTGCTCGCAAGGCAAACAATGACGACCTTGAAAAAGCTTCTTCTCTTGCGGAAACTGAAAAGTCCGCATTCAAAGTATTCCGCGAAAAAGTTGAGCATCATCATTTGGACATGAAGCTTATTTCCGTGCATTTTCTTGTGGGCGAGCAAAAAGCCTTGTTCTTTTTTTCCAGCGACAACCGGGTTGACTTCCGCGAGCTTGTAAAAGACCTTGTTTCAATCTTTAAAATGCGAATTGAACTGCGCCAGATTGGAGTGCGCGACGAATGCCGGATTACTGGAGGACTTGGCGTGTGCGGACGACCTTACTGCTGCAACAGCATAAGCGATAAACTCCGGCCAGTAAGCATAAAAATGGCAAAGGAACAAAACTTAAGCCTGAATTCCATGAAAATCAGCGGACAGTGCGGACGCCTTTTGTGTTGCCTAAGCTATGAGTACGACTGGTATTCCGAAGCGCGCAAAAAACTCCCGAACGAAGGCATAAGGCTTTTTTACGACGACACAAATTTCCGCGTAATCGAAGTGAATCCAATAACTTCCATGGTAAAAATGCTTGGCGAAGACGGCCGCATAATCGAAGTGAACGCCAAACGCTTTGTCCGCGAAGGCAACAGATGGAAAATCGGAAACTAA
- a CDS encoding ATP-binding protein: MIDRKFGIQVKKALEYFPCVTLTGARQTGKITLLRSLLPEYNYVSLDLPSIAALADETPEIFFEKYKSPLIVDEVQYAPKLFRFLKERLDSERHNMGQLVLTGSQKFELMKNISESLAGRTCVMELEGLSWAEYKNAPCFSDENPASFETFIFRGGFPELTREPDFPLDMFFSSYLATYLERDVRQLVNVSNLRTFEQFIRLLAIRNAQMLDMAEIGNSLGISSKTVASWLSVLETSGQITFLQPWFGNVGKRIVKTPKVYFNDTGLLCWLLGIEKDKLKTSPFAGSIFETAVFAELRKNNKLNGSKKQLYYYRDVSQTEIDFLEIGAGCRLIESKLTENPKSDDAAGIKKFYERVLSIPKIPAELEPLSSYIICNSRENFPLKVYAKDEKIKVNAVNIKDLLLDTVVF, encoded by the coding sequence ATGATTGACAGAAAATTTGGAATTCAAGTAAAAAAAGCATTGGAGTATTTTCCGTGTGTAACTTTAACTGGTGCTCGTCAGACAGGAAAAATAACACTTTTGCGTTCTCTGCTGCCGGAATACAATTATGTTTCTCTTGATTTGCCGAGCATTGCGGCTCTTGCAGATGAAACTCCTGAAATTTTTTTTGAAAAATACAAAAGTCCTCTTATTGTTGATGAAGTTCAGTATGCGCCTAAACTTTTCAGGTTTTTGAAGGAACGGCTTGATAGCGAGCGGCATAATATGGGACAGCTTGTTCTTACTGGAAGCCAAAAGTTCGAACTGATGAAAAATATTTCAGAAAGTCTTGCTGGAAGAACTTGTGTAATGGAACTTGAAGGTCTTTCTTGGGCGGAATACAAAAATGCTCCGTGTTTTTCGGATGAAAATCCGGCTAGTTTTGAAACTTTTATTTTCCGCGGTGGATTTCCAGAACTTACACGTGAACCGGATTTTCCGCTTGATATGTTTTTTTCAAGTTATCTTGCGACTTACCTTGAGCGCGATGTGCGCCAGCTTGTCAATGTTTCAAATTTGCGGACTTTTGAACAGTTTATTCGTCTGCTTGCAATTCGGAATGCTCAAATGCTGGATATGGCTGAAATAGGGAATTCACTTGGCATAAGTTCAAAAACGGTTGCTTCATGGCTTAGCGTACTTGAAACTTCAGGGCAAATTACATTTTTGCAGCCGTGGTTTGGCAATGTTGGAAAACGAATTGTAAAAACTCCAAAAGTTTATTTTAATGACACCGGGCTTTTGTGCTGGCTTTTGGGAATTGAAAAAGACAAATTGAAAACTTCTCCTTTTGCAGGAAGTATTTTTGAAACTGCGGTTTTTGCTGAATTAAGGAAAAACAACAAGCTGAATGGAAGCAAAAAGCAGCTTTATTATTACCGTGATGTTTCTCAGACAGAAATTGATTTTCTTGAGATTGGCGCAGGCTGCCGTTTGATAGAATCCAAGCTTACAGAAAATCCAAAGTCTGATGATGCCGCCGGAATAAAAAAGTTCTATGAGCGAGTGCTTTCAATTCCAAAAATTCCTGCGGAGCTAGAGCCTCTTTCTTCATATATTATATGCAACAGCCGTGAGAATTTTCCATTAAAGGTTTATGCCAAGGATGAAAAAATCAAAGTCAACGCGGTAAATATAAAAGATTTGCTGCTAGATACCGTTGTTTTTTAA
- a CDS encoding type II toxin-antitoxin system RelE/ParE family toxin: MYQIFKTENYLKWFKKLRDSTAKYAIILRIERLKNGNFGDSKSVGEKVFELRIDTGKGYRVYFTNKDKEIIILLAGGNKSTQETDIQKAKELAKEV, translated from the coding sequence ATGTATCAAATTTTTAAAACGGAAAACTACTTAAAATGGTTCAAGAAGCTGCGCGACAGCACGGCAAAATATGCAATCATCTTAAGAATAGAACGTCTTAAAAACGGCAACTTCGGCGATTCTAAAAGCGTTGGTGAAAAAGTTTTTGAATTGCGAATTGACACAGGAAAAGGATATAGAGTTTATTTTACAAACAAGGACAAGGAAATTATTATCCTTTTGGCAGGCGGAAACAAATCCACACAAGAAACTGATATACAGAAGGCTAAGGAATTGGCAAAGGAGGTCTGA
- a CDS encoding addiction module antidote protein: MEKIKLTAYNAAEFLDTEKLQKGYLDYVAKEGTPEELIEAIKTVARAKGMSKTAKETGISRSGLYKALSPDGNPTIDTLIKIAKSIGYNLNISFSPIKTNC; this comes from the coding sequence ATGGAAAAAATAAAGCTTACAGCTTACAATGCGGCTGAGTTTCTGGACACAGAGAAGCTTCAGAAAGGCTACCTTGACTATGTGGCAAAAGAAGGCACGCCGGAAGAGCTAATCGAAGCAATAAAGACAGTCGCAAGGGCAAAAGGAATGTCCAAGACCGCAAAGGAAACAGGAATTTCCCGCAGTGGACTTTACAAAGCCCTGTCTCCGGACGGAAACCCGACAATAGACACATTGATTAAAATTGCAAAGTCCATAGGGTATAATCTGAACATCTCCTTCTCGCCAATAAAGACAAACTGCTGA
- a CDS encoding M23 family metallopeptidase, producing MARSRKYKRLEKNIVSRIMHAFRLFFVSIGRVCTNVVKFFDGKLTLMIVPHSQGKVFSVQTNVFALVLGIILAVGITGSFVYFNQKNASSGLEISRLRDENRETLASLDELRDENNNLLQTAKKFQSTLSQSLSLLGINQNTGTSKSAGKNSDLSSLFDTQDITSGSLKETSDIKQLTAYLESAVRPVEQIGKMLENQGALFSDIPNVWPVKNGIGHISMEFGQNIHPITQQWYIHKGLDFSTWRQGDPVIATANGQVVTVAYDDSFGLNVIIKHKHGIYTRYAHLGTTRVKKGDMVAQRQIIGTIGNTGITTGPHLHYEVHIGSDVVDPAKYINVK from the coding sequence GTGGCGCGTTCTCGCAAATACAAGAGATTAGAAAAAAATATAGTTTCCCGTATTATGCATGCCTTTAGACTTTTTTTTGTTTCTATAGGCAGAGTTTGCACAAATGTCGTAAAATTCTTTGACGGAAAACTTACTTTGATGATTGTTCCGCATTCGCAGGGAAAAGTTTTCAGCGTGCAGACAAATGTTTTTGCGCTTGTTCTTGGAATTATCCTCGCAGTCGGAATTACAGGCTCATTTGTTTACTTTAATCAGAAAAACGCTTCTTCCGGACTTGAAATTTCACGGCTTAGGGACGAAAACAGAGAAACTCTTGCAAGCCTTGACGAGCTTAGGGACGAAAACAACAATCTTCTTCAGACTGCAAAAAAATTCCAGTCAACTTTAAGCCAGTCCCTTTCACTTTTGGGAATAAACCAGAACACAGGAACTTCAAAATCAGCCGGAAAAAATTCAGATCTTTCATCTTTGTTTGACACGCAGGATATAACTTCAGGCTCTTTAAAGGAAACTTCCGACATAAAGCAGCTTACGGCTTATTTGGAAAGCGCAGTTCGCCCAGTTGAGCAGATTGGAAAAATGCTTGAAAACCAAGGCGCGCTTTTTTCTGACATTCCGAATGTCTGGCCTGTAAAAAATGGAATTGGACATATTTCCATGGAATTTGGACAGAATATCCATCCAATCACACAGCAATGGTACATTCACAAAGGCCTTGACTTTAGTACTTGGAGGCAGGGAGATCCTGTTATTGCAACTGCAAACGGTCAGGTTGTTACAGTTGCCTACGATGACAGCTTTGGTCTTAATGTAATAATCAAGCACAAGCACGGAATTTACACACGCTACGCCCATCTTGGCACAACACGCGTAAAGAAAGGCGACATGGTTGCTCAGCGCCAGATAATTGGAACAATCGGAAACACAGGAATCACAACAGGACCTCACCTTCATTACGAAGTCCACATAGGTTCAGATGTAGTAGATCCTGCAAAATACATCAACGTAAAATAA
- a CDS encoding polymer-forming cytoskeletal protein, with protein MAIFNDNISINSILGAGSSVKGDVKINGFARIDGDIDGNIEASGNVIIGENARIRGNIKAKSITVIGGIVLGDIVAPDFIKLLSSSVVIGDLQTKKLVSEEDVVLHGHCISLSDSAEFASAVSRQENMKAISSMSIRI; from the coding sequence ATGGCTATTTTTAACGACAATATTTCCATTAACAGCATCCTTGGCGCAGGCTCTTCTGTAAAAGGCGATGTCAAAATAAACGGATTTGCTCGTATTGACGGCGATATTGACGGAAACATAGAAGCTAGCGGAAATGTTATAATCGGCGAAAATGCCAGAATCCGCGGAAACATAAAAGCAAAATCCATAACAGTCATAGGCGGAATTGTTTTAGGCGACATTGTTGCTCCGGACTTTATAAAGCTTCTTTCTTCAAGCGTAGTAATCGGAGACTTGCAGACAAAAAAACTTGTCTCAGAAGAAGACGTTGTGCTGCACGGCCACTGTATTTCGCTTTCTGACAGTGCGGAATTTGCATCCGCAGTTTCACGGCAGGAAAACATGAAGGCAATCTCTTCAATGTCCATAAGGATTTAA
- a CDS encoding ATP-binding protein, with product MEELPDIQRESFLDRLRTFKDKQLIKVVTGIRRCGKSTLLAQWQRILLKEGAEENQIVSINFEDYEFKNLCNNDSFYAYVKERLIPGRRMYLFFDEIQRVPQFEEVVDSFFINPLLDIYITGSNSGILSSELATYLSGRYVEIKMQPLSFKEFVHAKKLEQNLPNAYRQYLENSSFPYSLCIERAGINDYLESLYNTILVKDIISRKKITDVFQLQSVAEFVFDNIGLEVSSKKIADTMTSSGRKTDSRMVENYLSSLVETYIVYKVKRYNIKGKEYLKSLEKYYVADIALRSALIGKKSMDAGHILENIVYLELVRRRYNVYVGKIDEAEVDFVAQSQDGNTYIQVAATVRDEQTLERELRPLKAIKDNYPKMILTLDDDPQGDYDGIIRKNALEWLMEDL from the coding sequence ATGGAAGAACTGCCTGATATACAGAGAGAGAGCTTCTTAGACCGCCTTCGAACCTTTAAGGATAAGCAGCTCATAAAAGTTGTTACAGGAATAAGAAGATGCGGAAAATCCACACTGCTTGCCCAGTGGCAGAGAATCCTGCTCAAGGAAGGCGCAGAGGAAAATCAGATTGTCTCAATCAATTTTGAAGACTATGAATTTAAAAATCTTTGCAACAATGACTCGTTCTACGCCTATGTAAAGGAACGTCTGATTCCCGGCAGGCGAATGTATCTTTTCTTTGACGAAATTCAGCGCGTGCCGCAGTTTGAGGAAGTTGTAGATAGTTTTTTCATAAATCCTCTTTTGGACATATACATCACAGGCTCCAATTCAGGCATTCTGTCCAGCGAGCTTGCAACCTATCTTTCCGGCCGCTATGTGGAAATAAAAATGCAGCCTCTTTCATTTAAGGAATTTGTGCATGCCAAAAAACTTGAGCAGAATCTTCCAAATGCCTACAGGCAGTATCTGGAAAACAGCTCTTTTCCTTATTCGCTCTGTATTGAGAGGGCTGGCATAAATGACTACTTGGAAAGCCTATACAATACAATTCTTGTGAAAGACATTATCTCAAGAAAAAAAATCACGGATGTCTTCCAGCTCCAAAGCGTTGCTGAGTTTGTCTTTGACAATATCGGTCTCGAAGTTTCCAGCAAGAAAATCGCAGACACAATGACAAGCAGCGGCCGCAAGACTGACTCGCGCATGGTTGAAAACTATCTTTCGTCCCTCGTGGAAACATATATCGTCTATAAGGTCAAACGCTATAATATCAAGGGAAAAGAATACTTGAAATCACTTGAAAAATATTATGTGGCGGATATTGCCCTGCGTTCAGCCTTGATAGGAAAAAAGTCAATGGACGCCGGTCATATTCTGGAAAATATAGTTTATCTTGAGCTTGTCCGCCGCCGCTACAATGTATATGTAGGAAAAATTGACGAGGCGGAAGTTGATTTTGTAGCCCAGTCGCAGGACGGAAACACATATATTCAGGTAGCTGCCACTGTCCGCGATGAGCAGACTTTGGAAAGGGAGCTGCGTCCGCTGAAGGCAATAAAAGATAATTATCCTAAAATGATTTTAACTTTGGATGACGATCCGCAAGGTGATTATGACGGAATTATCCGTAAAAATGCATTGGAATGGTTAATGGAAGATTTATAA